A region of Oncorhynchus masou masou isolate Uvic2021 chromosome 29, UVic_Omas_1.1, whole genome shotgun sequence DNA encodes the following proteins:
- the LOC135519580 gene encoding glucose-6-phosphatase 2-like isoform X1, translated as MIHGGTFTYKEDSSLSLSLSLSLSLSLSLSLSLSVSLLKRERLMSMVQHCSCGQGSSCPSRARQTEPQMDLIHSSGVLVIQHLQSNYKDYHDFLDFMSSVGDPRNIFSLYFPLWFQLSQIVGTKMIWVAVIGDWFNLIFKWILFGQRPYWWVHETLFYQNNSLPQLEQFHITCETGPGSPSGHAMGSSCVWYVMITSALNFTKRLCDSSTQGCQRFGLVWSFLWMAFWIIQISVGISRIFIATHFPHQVILGVLAGILVAEAFEHVPSIHTASLKVYLHTSLFLFSFAVSLYLLLKMIDIDLLWSIPKAKKWCANPDWIHLDTTPFAGLVRNLGALFGLGLAINSQMFIQSCKVKNVYKTRFKLMCVAANLTSLQLYDFIKIPTHTEILFYILSFCKSAAVPLSVVALIPYGVHLLIGDKERKLD; from the exons ATGATTCATGGTGGTACATTTACATATAAAgaagacagctctctctctctctctctctctctctctctctctctctctctctctctctctctctctctctctgtctctctattaaAAAGGGAGAGACTGATGTCCATGGTGCAGCATTGTAGTTGTGGCCAAGGGAGCAGCTGTCCCAGTCGTGCCAGACAGACTGAACCCCAGATGGACCTCATCCACAGCAGTGGGGTGCTGGTGATCCAGCACCTCCAGAGCAACTACAAGGACTACCATGACTTCCTTGACTTCATGTCCTCTGTGGGCGACCCTCGTAACATcttttctctctatttccctctgtgGTTTCAGCTTAGCCAAATTGTCGGCACCAAGATGATATGGGTGGCAGTTATCGGAGACTGGTTCAACCTAATTTTCAAATG GATTCTGTTTGGTCAACGGCCATACTGGTGGGTGCATGAAACTCTCTTTTACCAGAATAATTCACTCCCCCAGCTGGAGCAGTTCCACATTACCTGTGAAACAGGACCAG GCAGTCCATCCGGTCATGCCATGGGCTCTTCATGTGTCTGGTATGTAATGATCACATCAGCACTCAACTTTACCAAACGCCTTTGTGACAGCTCAACTCAGGGTTGCCAGAG GTTTGGGCTTGTGTGGTCCTTTTTGTGGATGGCATTTTGGATCATTCAGATTAGTGTTGGCATCTCCAGGATCTTCATCGCCACACACTTCCCTCACCAGGTTATCCTTGGTGTTCTAGCTG GTATACTAGTTGCTGAAGCATTTGAGCATGTTCCCTCGATCCACACAGCCAGTTTAAAAGTCTACCTTCACACTAGCTTATTTCTGTTCTCCTTTGCCGTCAGCCTTTACTTGCTCCTTAAAATGATAGACATTGACCTATTGTGGTCGATACCTAAAGCAAAGAAGTGGTGTGCCAATCCAGACTGGATCCACCTGGACACTACACCTTTTGCTGGTTTAGTGAGGAACCTGGGAGCATTGTTTGGACTTGGCCTGGCCATTAACTCTCAGATGTTCATCCAGAGCTGCAAGGTGAAGAACGTCTACAAGACTAGGTTTAAACTCATGTGTGTAGCAGCCAATCTGACCTCTCTGCAGCTGTACGATTTCATCAAAATTCCCACTCACACAGAGATCCTGTTCTACATACTCTCATTCTGTAAGAGTGCTGCAGTCCCTCTTAGTGTGGTGGCACTCATCCCCTACGGTGTTCACTTGTTGataggagacaaggagaggaaatTAGACTAA
- the LOC135519580 gene encoding glucose-6-phosphatase 2-like isoform X2: MLSSKIEPQPRLMKRKVTPIHKERLMSMVQHCSCGQGSSCPSRARQTEPQMDLIHSSGVLVIQHLQSNYKDYHDFLDFMSSVGDPRNIFSLYFPLWFQLSQIVGTKMIWVAVIGDWFNLIFKWILFGQRPYWWVHETLFYQNNSLPQLEQFHITCETGPGSPSGHAMGSSCVWYVMITSALNFTKRLCDSSTQGCQRFGLVWSFLWMAFWIIQISVGISRIFIATHFPHQVILGVLAGILVAEAFEHVPSIHTASLKVYLHTSLFLFSFAVSLYLLLKMIDIDLLWSIPKAKKWCANPDWIHLDTTPFAGLVRNLGALFGLGLAINSQMFIQSCKVKNVYKTRFKLMCVAANLTSLQLYDFIKIPTHTEILFYILSFCKSAAVPLSVVALIPYGVHLLIGDKERKLD, encoded by the exons ATGCTTTCATCCAAGATAGAGCCACAGCCAAGACTGATGAAGAGGAAAGTAACACCCATACACAA GGAGAGACTGATGTCCATGGTGCAGCATTGTAGTTGTGGCCAAGGGAGCAGCTGTCCCAGTCGTGCCAGACAGACTGAACCCCAGATGGACCTCATCCACAGCAGTGGGGTGCTGGTGATCCAGCACCTCCAGAGCAACTACAAGGACTACCATGACTTCCTTGACTTCATGTCCTCTGTGGGCGACCCTCGTAACATcttttctctctatttccctctgtgGTTTCAGCTTAGCCAAATTGTCGGCACCAAGATGATATGGGTGGCAGTTATCGGAGACTGGTTCAACCTAATTTTCAAATG GATTCTGTTTGGTCAACGGCCATACTGGTGGGTGCATGAAACTCTCTTTTACCAGAATAATTCACTCCCCCAGCTGGAGCAGTTCCACATTACCTGTGAAACAGGACCAG GCAGTCCATCCGGTCATGCCATGGGCTCTTCATGTGTCTGGTATGTAATGATCACATCAGCACTCAACTTTACCAAACGCCTTTGTGACAGCTCAACTCAGGGTTGCCAGAG GTTTGGGCTTGTGTGGTCCTTTTTGTGGATGGCATTTTGGATCATTCAGATTAGTGTTGGCATCTCCAGGATCTTCATCGCCACACACTTCCCTCACCAGGTTATCCTTGGTGTTCTAGCTG GTATACTAGTTGCTGAAGCATTTGAGCATGTTCCCTCGATCCACACAGCCAGTTTAAAAGTCTACCTTCACACTAGCTTATTTCTGTTCTCCTTTGCCGTCAGCCTTTACTTGCTCCTTAAAATGATAGACATTGACCTATTGTGGTCGATACCTAAAGCAAAGAAGTGGTGTGCCAATCCAGACTGGATCCACCTGGACACTACACCTTTTGCTGGTTTAGTGAGGAACCTGGGAGCATTGTTTGGACTTGGCCTGGCCATTAACTCTCAGATGTTCATCCAGAGCTGCAAGGTGAAGAACGTCTACAAGACTAGGTTTAAACTCATGTGTGTAGCAGCCAATCTGACCTCTCTGCAGCTGTACGATTTCATCAAAATTCCCACTCACACAGAGATCCTGTTCTACATACTCTCATTCTGTAAGAGTGCTGCAGTCCCTCTTAGTGTGGTGGCACTCATCCCCTACGGTGTTCACTTGTTGataggagacaaggagaggaaatTAGACTAA
- the LOC135519580 gene encoding glucose-6-phosphatase 2-like isoform X3: MSMVQHCSCGQGSSCPSRARQTEPQMDLIHSSGVLVIQHLQSNYKDYHDFLDFMSSVGDPRNIFSLYFPLWFQLSQIVGTKMIWVAVIGDWFNLIFKWILFGQRPYWWVHETLFYQNNSLPQLEQFHITCETGPGSPSGHAMGSSCVWYVMITSALNFTKRLCDSSTQGCQRFGLVWSFLWMAFWIIQISVGISRIFIATHFPHQVILGVLAGILVAEAFEHVPSIHTASLKVYLHTSLFLFSFAVSLYLLLKMIDIDLLWSIPKAKKWCANPDWIHLDTTPFAGLVRNLGALFGLGLAINSQMFIQSCKVKNVYKTRFKLMCVAANLTSLQLYDFIKIPTHTEILFYILSFCKSAAVPLSVVALIPYGVHLLIGDKERKLD; encoded by the exons ATGTCCATGGTGCAGCATTGTAGTTGTGGCCAAGGGAGCAGCTGTCCCAGTCGTGCCAGACAGACTGAACCCCAGATGGACCTCATCCACAGCAGTGGGGTGCTGGTGATCCAGCACCTCCAGAGCAACTACAAGGACTACCATGACTTCCTTGACTTCATGTCCTCTGTGGGCGACCCTCGTAACATcttttctctctatttccctctgtgGTTTCAGCTTAGCCAAATTGTCGGCACCAAGATGATATGGGTGGCAGTTATCGGAGACTGGTTCAACCTAATTTTCAAATG GATTCTGTTTGGTCAACGGCCATACTGGTGGGTGCATGAAACTCTCTTTTACCAGAATAATTCACTCCCCCAGCTGGAGCAGTTCCACATTACCTGTGAAACAGGACCAG GCAGTCCATCCGGTCATGCCATGGGCTCTTCATGTGTCTGGTATGTAATGATCACATCAGCACTCAACTTTACCAAACGCCTTTGTGACAGCTCAACTCAGGGTTGCCAGAG GTTTGGGCTTGTGTGGTCCTTTTTGTGGATGGCATTTTGGATCATTCAGATTAGTGTTGGCATCTCCAGGATCTTCATCGCCACACACTTCCCTCACCAGGTTATCCTTGGTGTTCTAGCTG GTATACTAGTTGCTGAAGCATTTGAGCATGTTCCCTCGATCCACACAGCCAGTTTAAAAGTCTACCTTCACACTAGCTTATTTCTGTTCTCCTTTGCCGTCAGCCTTTACTTGCTCCTTAAAATGATAGACATTGACCTATTGTGGTCGATACCTAAAGCAAAGAAGTGGTGTGCCAATCCAGACTGGATCCACCTGGACACTACACCTTTTGCTGGTTTAGTGAGGAACCTGGGAGCATTGTTTGGACTTGGCCTGGCCATTAACTCTCAGATGTTCATCCAGAGCTGCAAGGTGAAGAACGTCTACAAGACTAGGTTTAAACTCATGTGTGTAGCAGCCAATCTGACCTCTCTGCAGCTGTACGATTTCATCAAAATTCCCACTCACACAGAGATCCTGTTCTACATACTCTCATTCTGTAAGAGTGCTGCAGTCCCTCTTAGTGTGGTGGCACTCATCCCCTACGGTGTTCACTTGTTGataggagacaaggagaggaaatTAGACTAA